From the genome of Fusarium fujikuroi IMI 58289 draft genome, chromosome FFUJ_chr06:
GCTCCTACGAAGGACCCTGCGGTGACCAGCAGAAATTGGAGGAGGTGCAAGCAGACCATCATTTTGGGCTTGCTGAACCCAAGACGAATCAAATGCAGCACCACTTAGCGAAACACTCGGAGAGTGGGTTGGAGTGCCATACCCCGAATGGATGGAGTACGTATCTGTTTGAGATATCATAGAATCCCGACGACGTTCGTGAACGGAGACATAGCTTGCACGAGAAGGATTGCGTGGTATAAGTTCCGCTTTCTCAATACGCTTTTGATCCAAGGAAGAGCGCGGACTATGCATGGATTTGTTGCCAGCTTTATTGATAGTTGATATCCTTGACTGTGGACGAGGTCTGCTCTCCGGTGGCGGTGAATCCTTGTTCCAAATATTTGAGATTGACTGACTTCCTTCTCGAAGAGCCTGTCTAAGACCAGTTTTTTTCTCGCTTGTCTGACTGGTAGTCGAAGAGTCTGACTTCCTCTTTGGTAGGACCCTTTTCGGTGTCGTAGTACTTTCACGTGAAGCGTTAGACTTATTGGTGGCCTTCGAGGAGCTGAGAGGCACTCGTGGTCTCTTCTGATTCGCTTCGCGTTGTAAAGTTTTGATCTCTACTGGCGAGGACGGTGGTGACGCGGAAGTTGGTCGTGCCAACTTCCCTTTTTCATCTCGTAGTGCACTAGCTCGAGGTTTTGGTATGGTCTGAGGAGAAGTTCGAGATGTTTGATCGTTGGCACTTTTGAGGGGTCTTGAACGTTGTGGTGGTGGCGACTTGACTCCCGTCGTCCTCGCCTTCTTCGGCACTTGGGGAGGTTCTTTGGCTGGGACCTCGGGGGCTGGCTCCTCCTTTGACACATCAACCACAGAGACAGGTATGTCCTGAGATCCCTGAAAGGAAATGTCACCAGTCCTAGATCTCTCAAGCCTATAGACAACACGGTAGCTAGAGGCTTCGGGAGGGTCGCTTAGTATCTGACTGGTACGACGGCCTGCCTGACTACTCAATCCCTTAGTCTCAACGATCTCAGCACCCGGTAGCAAAGGTAAAGGGAATGGACGAGGTCCATCGACGTCAATGGTGACTGTTTGTGTCGATGATACCGTGTTGGAAATGGAAACGGAAGTGTCGGGAGGGAGTTTCTTGACCATTTCATCTTTGAGCTGGTCGATgacagcttcctcttctttaaAAGATGCGGATTGAGAACCAAtgacagcttcttggagtTTGGTAGGACTCGTGTCTCGAGATGTTGAACTGGCTGGCCTCGTGAAGACTGGTGTTCGAGTGATGCGATCTTGAATGTCAACACGTTCGCCGTCATTTAGAACAACAACATCCCAGATGATTTCTTCGGAGTCCTGCCGtcgtttttcttcttctaccaTCTTCCAGGACCACCTCTGTAGGTACGCTAAAGCACATAGACCGAGCACAAGATCCATCATACCAACAGTATCTCCATGAATGCCGGTGGCGGGATCGTGGAACTCCCGCCTGATTAGTGTGATTATGCTCGCAATGGCTCGAGAGGAATCAGTTGAGCCGAAGATCTGGTCGAGTgaagatagaagtagctGCGATATCCCTGAAGCCACAGAGAAGGTGGTACTCGTGAAGTGAAAACCTGCACTTGTCCAAAAGACGGCCTGGGACATGGCATGGTGGAGATGTTCGAAACTTCGTTCGATGATGGATTCGGCTTCAGCGGTAGACATATCGCTTTGTGACCGCGAGAGTGTTTCTCTTCCTGCTTGCGATAGAACAGTTTCGACCATGCTGCGAGCAAGTTCCAAGGAGGATAAAGTGGTTACCTTTGCAGCACTTAGACCGTAAGATCCGGCCCTGGAACTGAGACGAATAGCTAAACATGTTGAGCGTGTTGCAAGACTAACGGCTTGAGCGACTGGAGAGGGCAGTAGTGTTTGGCCTGGTTGCGGAGGGAGGTCCTCGGCCGATATGATGCTTGCGTTATCCATGGTGAAGTGGTTGCCATTGAAGCCCGAGCGTAATGGGGCCGAGGGGCGAAAGAAGGCTGGATATAACGGGATAGTTGTAGTTCAACGATACTAGCATAGACGTTAAATGTTCGTCCATGGAATAACAATGAAGAGAGGTCTGAGTGTTTCTGGCGTATTTCGAGACGAGGTTTGAGCCAAGTTTGAGCCAAGTTTGAGTAGTTCAACTCTAGCGTCGTGAATCCCGACACGTTGAACAATGAAGGGTGGCTACAAACGAATAACACCAATTACATGGTCGGAATGTAAATAAGAAGTGACAAAGAACTAATGGCATGTCGCTTGTGAATGTGGTTGGACGACAGGGAATAAGACAGAGACACAAGAGACACATCAAGAGATGACGAGATGTGAAACAGATTTGCATGTGATTGCATGATAAAGGAGCGTGTACCTGCCAAGACTAAGACCCGACTTGATGCTTGACAACTCATCAATTTAAATCCTTGTTGTTTTAGCGAGCATGTAGTGAGTGGTTAGTGTCTAATCGCGCTGTTGTAATTCGCCTTATGAATCGAGTTTTGTACCTGATCAGACCTCGATGTTACAGCGCTATCACAGACGGTGTCGAGAATATTCCGAAGTTGGGAGGCTTCTGATACCGATTATCAGGGTCTAGAGGCCATCCAATTTTGATTTTCTTAAACATTCAATCTCCTGACGCGACCCTTCATGCCTCAAAGGATAGTAAGATTACCGAATGTCTCTAGTAAACAATCACTTATTGGACTTGAGATGCGGATTGCTAGTGGTAAGAGACAAAACAACGGAGCTTTTGAGACACAGATCCAACGTGTAACTTATCCTTTAATGACTACTAGAGCAGAGTCCCCCAATCTGTTCATGTCATGTACCAAGCATGTGACTTGACTCACGTAAATAGAAGGGACCATCTGTCGCGACTCGACCGTTGGTGTTCCTAATCTCATTGTCGCCTGTATCGCATAACAAACCACAGCATGCCTATAATAGCAGTTTAGATGTCGTTACTTGAATTTATGCAATGAACTCGCCATGAGAGTTTGCTCCACGTTTCTATCCGGATGATAGATAAGACAGAAACTTTCCGTTCATCCGTGTAAGTGAACCACGGAATGACTTCGTAACAGCTTCATCGCCCTCCACCATTACCACAATCTTGATCCCCAACTGGCTCCTTCACTCCCATCCAATCAAATACCTCGGTTCCGTGGTCtagttggttatggcatCTCGTTAACACCGAGAAGGTCCCCGGTTCGATCCCGGGCGGAACCACTCTTTTTgttccttggccttgagcctTGCCCTCCTTTTCAAGTGTCGGGATCGCCTTGAGGCTGTGACTCGCCGACCCCTGAGCGATGATGGTAAATCGTCCCCGATATAGAACCAGTGGGGGGCACTAAACACAAAAAGGTAC
Proteins encoded in this window:
- a CDS encoding related to lipase, which produces MDNASIISAEDLPPQPGQTLLPSPVAQAVSLATRSTCLAIRLSSRAGSYGLSAAKVTTLSSLELARSMVETVLSQAGRETLSRSQSDMSTAEAESIIERSFEHLHHAMSQAVFWTSAGFHFTSTTFSVASGISQLLLSSLDQIFGSTDSSRAIASIITLIRREFHDPATGIHGDTVGMMDLVLGLCALAYLQRWSWKMVEEEKRRQDSEEIIWDVVVLNDGERVDIQDRITRTPVFTRPASSTSRDTSPTKLQEAVIGSQSASFKEEEAVIDQLKDEMVKKLPPDTSVSISNTVSSTQTVTIDVDGPRPFPLPLLPGAEIVETKGLSSQAGRRTSQILSDPPEASSYRVVYRLERSRTGDISFQGSQDIPVSVVDVSKEEPAPEVPAKEPPQVPKKARTTGVKSPPPQRSRPLKSANDQTSRTSPQTIPKPRASALRDEKGKLARPTSASPPSSPVEIKTLQREANQKRPRVPLSSSKATNKSNASRESTTTPKRVLPKRKSDSSTTSQTSEKKTGLRQALREGSQSISNIWNKDSPPPESRPRPQSRISTINKAGNKSMHSPRSSLDQKRIEKAELIPRNPSRASYVSVHERRRDSMISQTDTYSIHSGYGTPTHSPSVSLSGAAFDSSWVQQAQNDGLLAPPPISAGHRRVLRRSPSLWSMASNDSQSSLVLSYYHQKSAYTASDALGELRRDGTVNGIFPQAHVLRNITRYMRFSSASYGSAFLKFMGISKDMPLLRAWDSTHTDVRHFVHHTESDTHSVLLASIVDPQGGTDSSGSTGTGVPLVHYISLDHDAKAVVLACRGTLGFEDVLADMTCDYDVLTWRGRGHKVHKGVHASARRLLYGGDRRVLFTLREALLEFPDYGLVLCGHSLGGAVTALLGVMLSEPNPTGTGFVTAIEGPERTVGDELSDGLLPVHSTLPPRRPIHVYAYGPPSTMSASLRKRTRGLITTVVHGNDIVPYLSLGVLHDFQAVALAFKNDQQQAKAEIRQRIWQAFQTGVADKWYGGLPSVPSGDSSKWGHSVLQGLRAGMTNRKLVPPGEVFTIETQRVLRRDAFLLPEEDHIGKPAQRIVMKYVKDVEERFKELRFGTSMLIDHNPARYEEALNKLRVGVV